A single Anopheles funestus chromosome 2RL, idAnoFuneDA-416_04, whole genome shotgun sequence DNA region contains:
- the LOC125763993 gene encoding transmembrane protein 242, which translates to MSNNCFAIYVVLFTSVFRSGSRKYWKKKMLPTVEQSNRINPTLEELTEEKRKFRYRAGAFLAAVGATSAVAGFSKAIMSAKKSDPKYFDKGLHGSISLHEAGTSLALRALGWGTLYAFLGTGTLCYGIWKLSGASNMEEFREAVGKALPRVPRNDPPTSRTEFEGLTDLMQYLTTWGKDEKNMSSLPNKQTTP; encoded by the exons ATGTCAAACAACTGTTTTGCAATTtatgtggttttgtttacatctgTTTTTCGTTCGGGCAGCcggaaatattggaaaaagaaG atGCTGCCTACAGTGGAACAGTCGAACCGGATAAATCCAACCCTGGAAGAGCTGACggaggaaaaacgaaaatttcgCTATCGAG CGGGTGCGTTTCTGGCAGCAGTTGGTGCAACATCAGCCGTAGCAGGATTTAGTAAAGCAATCATGTCGGCGAAGAAATCAGATCCAAAATATTTTGACAAAGGGCTTCACGGAAGCATATCGCTGCATGAAGCCGGTACCAGCTTGGCATTGCGAGCACTCGGCTGGGGTACGCTATATGCGTTCCTTGGAACGGGCACACTTTGCTACGGAATATGGAAGCTAAGCGGGGCGAGTAAT ATGGAAGAGTTTCGTGAAGCTGTCGGTAAAGCACTGCCCCGTGTTCCTCGCAATGATCCACCGACGAGCCGTACCGAGTTTGAAGGATTAACCGATCTCATGCAATATCTCACGACATGGGGAAAGGACGAGAAAAACATGTCTTCCTTGCCGAACAAACAGACCACTCCGTAG
- the LOC125763921 gene encoding uncharacterized protein LOC125763921, translating into MSSSEGSDGSEASGTSKTQSVDSIRERVEHLRAKYQDILQEGFFRNLQHDWLDREVAEPNLAQTTQSDTSTLECLSDASGSFIVLNGRKFPLEFFRHISPEITEASQRKSLEVSVPLEQDDYENPYVVPTPEHIAQRNARKSRFHTARSRGCQDVKQRLHVEELPFDAEMLGPSKSTKFQSRLATQLDAHYRNELTYRPRIRNFMRIDAIHNLRESGRRQFETYYRQEYIIGQTRKQSIENDCYQQLEERCTELREAVRTIRQERFSATMRVLDTMKPYFETSAQLETRLKALQNRKTSLWNQVVRLESIWVQRLKLQNFLYLIMPKEWRERNDWIHQDDEGQLESYPLSISRRDVVNIRNIDDGNDIWAVKRFFEQQYLAKDKPVHEAFASAADLLDGVAELNTNSMTLLSRLDLMNWVKTNAETESEKVQRNFEHQIQAIRHFIRDMDERRKFYEKRTVELKQLFDELIQGPLKEAIHNVRNREIESLVTVVYDKLRPAEERDDSTTVQLSGVTCFAFIFEMVLQLLADFDQMPASLLHSIEHKVRFRRRRRMIQAVRAAEEEHRISQLAVQLRRGLAPPYKKPDHKVKPPRSRLRRKEPPIEVVKPHVSELDKIFRVAFGDDATMKPEERRNFEIDLIYQNYCSVQFDHFLRMIGYEPDYDVVSRVQQRDGPEENFFKRKELIPSVLTKLQKWQHMQQMLRERLFQRMSAELPPGRS; encoded by the coding sequence ATGTCCTCCTCTGAAGGATCCGATGGTTCCGAAGCATCCGGCACCTCAAAAACACAGTCTGTCGATTCGATTAGGGAAAGAGTAGAACATTTACGAGCCAAATATCAAGATATTCTACAAGAAGGATTCTTTCGAAATTTGCAACATGATTGGTTAGATCGGGAAGTAGCCGAACCTAATTTAGCCCAGACAACACAATCGGACACTTCTACGCTCGAATGTTTGAGTGATGCGAGCGGGAGTTTTATAGTGCTGAATGGGCGAAAGTTTCCACTAGAATTCTTTCGCCACATTTCGCCCGAGATCACAGAAGCCTCCCAAAGGAAATCGCTTGAGGTAAGCGTGCCGCTAGAACAAGATGATTACGAGAACCCTTATGTGGTTCCAACACCGGAACACATTGCACAGCGTAATGCGAGAAAAAGTAGATTCCACACGGCACGCTCCCGTGGCTGTCAAGACGTAAAGCAACGATTGCACGTCGAAGAGCTTCCGTTCGATGCGGAAATGTTGGGGCCGAGCAAATCAACCAAGTTCCAATCCCGCTTGGCTACCCAGCTCGATGCACACTATCGGAATGAACTAACGTACCGGCCCAGGATACGAAACTTTATGCGTATCGACGCCATCCATAATCTACGCGAATCGGGACGCCGACAGTTCGAGACGTACTATCGGCAGGAGTACATCATTGGACAGACGCGCAAACAGAGCATTGAGAACGATTGTTACCAGCAGCTGGAGGAACGCTGTACCGAGCTCCGGGAAGCTGTCCGCACGATTCGACAGGAGCGCTTCAGTGCAACCATGAGAGTGTTGGACACGATGAAACCATACTTTGAAACTTCCGCCCAGCTGGAGACGCGGCTGAAAGCGCTACAAAACCGAAAGACGAGTCTGTGGAATCAGGTGGTGCGACTCGAAAGCATCTGGGTACAGCGGTTGAAGCTGCAAAACTTCCTTTACCTCATCATGCCCAAGGAATGGCGCGAACGCAACGACTGGATACATCAGGACGATGAAGGGCAGCTTGAAAGTTATCCGCTTTCGATAAGTCGACGCGATGTGGTTAATATCCGCAACATTGACGATGGTAACGATATCTGGGCGGTGAAGAGATTCTTTGAGCAGCAGTATCTTGCGAAAGATAAACCCGTACATGAAGCTTTTGCAAGTGCGGCCGACTTGTTGGACGGAGTGGCAGAATTGAACACAAACTCCATGACACTGCTATCTCGGCTGGATCTCATGAACTGGGTAAAAACGAATGCCGAAACGGAATCGGAAAAAGTGCAACGAAATTTCGAGCACCAAATTCAAGCCATACGCCACTTCATACGGGACATGGATGAAAGGCGCAAGTTCTACGAGAAGCGTACCGTCGAGCTAAAGCAACTTTTCGATGAGTTGATACAGGGGCCGCTTAAAGAAGCGATCCACAATGTGCGAAACCGGGAGATTGAAAGTTTGGTTACGGTTGTCTATGATAAGCTTAGACCCGCGGAGGAACGTGACGATAGTACAACGGTTCAGCTGTCCGGTGTAACGTGTTTTGCGTTCATATTCGAGATGGTTCTACAACTGTTGGCCGATTTCGATCAAATGCCTGCCAGTTTGCTGCACTCCATCGAACATAAAGTTCGTTTCCGTCGACGAAGGCGCATGATACAAGCGGTCCGTGCAGCGGAAGAGGAACATCGAATCAGTCAGTTGGCGGTGCAGTTACGCCGTGGACTTGCGCCACCATACAAGAAACCCGATCACAAAGTTAAACCACCGCGTTCCCGTCTCCGACGTAAAGAACCACCGATTGAGGTGGTGAAACCGCACGTCTCAGAACTGGACAAGATATTCCGTGTAGCGTTCGGCGATGACGCTACGATGAAGCCAGAAGAACGGCGTAACTTTGAGATCGATCTGATCTATCAGAACTATTGTTCGGTGCAGTTCGATCACTTCCTGCGTATGATCGGTTACGAGCCAGACTACGATGTGGTAAGTCGGGTGCAGCAACGTGACGGACCGGAAGAGAACTTCTTCAAGCGCAAGGAGTTaataccaagcgttttaacgAAATTGCAGAAGTGGCAACATATGCAGCAGATGTTGCGCGAACGATTGTTTCAAAGAATGTCCGCGGAACTGCCACCCGGTCGCAGTTAA